One region of Pogona vitticeps strain Pit_001003342236 chromosome 1, PviZW2.1, whole genome shotgun sequence genomic DNA includes:
- the LGSN gene encoding lengsin, giving the protein MFVGDKSINAGCNFLIVTILDGSLNQNVQEMDKDDSACQSTSGNENEEVDGNPVCGLRRRRRIKVTGREGLAAGCNPMDASHSANICDQGKLKESLPNLPAMQEKEDNPAEDCCTKEGPQEGREKPCENSPEAQRLRTDLEDKDEPVKNRENSRMSMNVAEEPGATEAQKKAKGYPLATQEKEDSKDSLTSRPGISKETLQELKNLLRVSPLLSTRARKCRKPSSGSSHTSPLLPSDKPGLFVETSHPHLRGGGHEVLSGHPNGTKQVGRPPLLHSSAVPDEQNEEVGELPERQQTPSPPEGDSAPGTKYDLMPEEQNREPDVKKPSSHIPLYLACEIDHIKEQMARDNIHFVRFEATDLHGVSRSKTIPSRFFRTKAIHGVSMPRGYLELTLNPRDSEINQISASNFNCDIVLCPDFPTFRTLPWTEQTARLICDSFTVTGKPLLTSPRYIAKQQLHHLHENGFALSSAFTYEFCIYGIAEIVNSKTISFPAATLLNNHEQSFIQELIDGMYHAGANIESFSSSTGPGQMEVSFHPEFGIGAADNAFTFRTGIKEVAKKYNYIASFFTENGFCNAGIFSHSLWNSSGQENLFSGGAGASEFTDVGKHWLSGLLVHSPALSCLMAPTLSCRKRYSTYSKSSKDTVIAKWACNDNSCAFNLKGHGEKGPRIENKLGSAAANPYLVLSATIAAGLDGIKRGLCFPEAMEEIQGSGHFKAATVPLKLEDALLALQEDECIREAFGDNFVQYFVAMKQYEIETEEMDIERNKFLEYFI; this is encoded by the exons ATGTTTGTTGGAGACAAATCTATAAATGCTGGATGCAATTTTCTCATTGTCACCATACTAGATGGGAGCTTGAACCAAAATGTTCAGGAGATGGACAAGGATGATTCTGCTTGCCag AGTACTTCTGGAAATGAAAATGAGGAGGTTGATGGCAACCCTGTATGTGGATTAAGACGCAGAAGAAGAATCAAAGTCACAGGGAGAGAAGGTCTGGCAGCAGGATGTAATCCAATGGATGCCTCTCATTCTGCAAACATATGTGATCAAGGGAAGCTGAAGGAAAGTCTTCCGAATTTaccagcaatgcaggaaaaagaggaTAATCCGGCTGAAGACTGTTGTACAAAAGAAGGTCCACAAGAGGGCAGAGAGAAGCCATGTGAAAATAGCCCGGAAGCTCAGAGGCTGAGAACAGACCTAGAGGACAAAGACGAGCCAGTGAAAAACAGGGAGAATTCCAGGATGTCCATGAATGTTGCAGAAGAGCCTGGTGCAACTGAGGCTCAGAAAAAGGCCAAAGGTTATCCGTTAGCAACCCAGGAAAAAGAAGACAGCAAAGACTCTTTGACCTCCAGGCCtgggatttcaaaggaaaccctGCAAGAGTTGAAAAACCTGTTGAGAGTGAGCCCCTTGCTGAGTACCAGGGCTAGGAAGTGTAGGAAACCCAGCAGTGGCTCTTCCCATACATCTCCACTACTGCCTAGTGATAAACCAGGTCTGTTTGTGGAAACATCTCATCCTCATTTAAGAGgaggtggccatgaagtcctttCTGGGCACCCCAATGGAACAAAGCAGGTAGGCAGGCCACCTCTACTCCATAGCTCTGCTGTGCCAGATGAACAAAATGAAGAGGTGGGAGAACTTCCTGAAAGACAACAGACACCTTCCCCACCTGAGGGGGACAGTGCACCAGGAACTAAATATGACCTCATGCCTG aagaACAGAACAGAGAGCCTGATGTCAAGAAGCCTAGTAGTCACATTCCTCTGTATTTGGCCTGTGAGATTGACCACATCAAAGAACAAATGGCCAGGGACAATATCCATTTTGTCCGGTTTGAAGCGACAGATCTTCATGGGGTGTCAAGATCGAAGACCATCCCTTCCCGCTTTTTCCGG ACCAAAGCAATCCATGGGGTTTCCATGCCCAGAGGCTATCTTGAACTGACTCTAAATCCAAGGGACAGTGAAATAAACCAGATAAGTGCATCCAATTTCAACTGTGACATAGTCCTGTGTCCTGATTTTCCAACATTTCGGACTTTACCGTGGACTGAACAGACTGCCCGGCTGATATGTGATTCATTTACAGTAACCGGCAAGCCTCTGTTGACTTCTCCCAGATATATCGCCAAGCAGCAGCTGCACCATCTCCACGAGAATGGCTTCGCACTGTCGTCCGCCTTCACGTATGAGTTCTGCATTTATGGCATTGCCGAAATTGTAAATTCGAAAACCATCTCTTTTCCCGCAGCAACTCTCCTAAATAACCACGAGCAATCCTTCATCCAGGAACTCATTGACGGGATGTACCATGCTGGGGCAAACATCGAGAGCTTCTCTTCCTCTACAGGCCCTGGGCAAATGGAGGTCTCTTTCCACCCAGAATTTGGCATTGGCGCTGCTGACAATGCCTTCACCTTCCGAACGGGCATCAAGGAAGTTGCCAAAAAATACAACTACATTGCCAGCTTTTTCACTGAGAATGGGTTTTGCAATGCAGGCATCTTCTCCCATAGCCTTTGGAATAGCTCAGGGCAGGAGAATTTGTTTTCTGGCGGTGCCGGAGCCTCCGAGTTTACTGACGTAGGAAAGCACTGGCTTTCTGGGCTATTGGTGCATTCGCCAGCGCTCAGCTGCCTGATGGCCCCAACGCTCAGCTGCCGCAAACGTTACAGCACCTACAGCAAAAGTTCAAAAGACACCGTGATCGCCAAGTGGGCCTGCAATGATAACAGCTGTGCCTTTAACCTCAAAGGCCATGGCGAAAAAGGACCGAGGATAGAAAACAAACTCGGCTCAGCAGCAGCAAACCCATATCTCGTGCTGTCTGCTACCATTGCAGCAGGTTTGGATGGTATCAAGAGAGGCCTCTGCTTCCCAGAGGCCATGGAGGAGATCCAGGGCTCAGGTCACTTCAAAGCTGCGACCGTCCCCCTCAAACTGGAAGATGCCCTTCTGGCGCTTCAGGAAGATGAGTGTATCCGGGAAGCGTTTGGAGACAACTTCGTGCAATATTTTGTTGCCATGAAGCAGTATGAgatagaaacagaagaaatggatATAGAAAGGAATaaatttttagaatattttatcTAG